The window ACGAAAAGTCCCTCGGCAAAAAAGAAGCTGACGTAATTAACGGTCGCCCCCCTCCGACTGGGCTGGAAGTGTTCAGCGAGCTAAATACGTACTAAGGTTCGTGGCCAAGGCAGTCCCTTTTGAGGGTCGTACAAGTACACAATAATATGTAAAAAAGAGCTAAATACGTACGATGGTGCTCAGGTCAGGTACAGTACACACGCCACTCCACCCCTATCAGCCTCTCATGGGCGGTACTTTTATCGGAAAAAACTCCGGGCGATGAAGAAAACATTGGGACGCTGGAGGTACGTATCTCGGCACACGCTCTCGCCGGAGGACCCACGCCCTCTCCGGCGAGTCGTGTAAGTTGGTTCGTCGGCACGTGTCAGTTGCATCGTTGACATACATCTATCCCCCTGTTGCCTGGCTACCTGCCTTTCTACTGACCTAGGCTAGGTAGTTAGACATTCTACTACGATGTTCTAACAGTTCTCATCCCCGGGACGCCTTGTAGTCTCCCTCTACTATCAAGTGGGATGAGTGGGATGGGATTCGTTTCCCCTTCTCCTAACCAGCGGCCCTCCTGGCCCACCACTACAGCTCGTCCCGATCCCACTCCCGttcccctcgccgccgctcgcACCTCCACGACCCCCTCTCGTCcctgtcgccgccgacgaaccGCACCGACGACGGGTATGCGCAcagcggcctcgtcggcgcctcGCTCTCGTTTCCCCCCGTGACCTTGTACCCGTCCAGCACCTTGGGCGCCCtgccctcctcgacccaCGTCCTcagcgcctcgagcgccttgaGCGGGTAGTACGTGCCGTTGAGCCCGTAACAGTGGAATACCCCGGGCGCCTCGTAGTGCCGGTAGTACCCGCCCGCCCCGGCGTCCGCCGCGAGCACCCGGTCGTAGAAGTCCCGCGACGTCCGCATCGTCACGCACTCGTCCGACAGGCCGTGCCAGCTGATCATCTTGCCTCCGAGCCGCTTGAATTCGGACAGGTCCGCGTCGTTGGTCCCGATGATGCCCTCGTACTCCCGCCGGCTGGTCTCGTACGCCGCCTCCAGGTCCGCGACGCTCATCCCGCCGACGTCGTACCCGGGGTCCTTGCGCACGAGGTTGCGGATCCACTCCACCGACATCCGGAACGGCTGCCCGGTGCACCCTTGCCCGGCCACGCTGCAGTTGGTGTTGCCCAGCCCGAACCGGCCCGTGAAAGGCGCGCCCACGGGGTACCCCTTGGCCAGCCACAATGGCTttccgtcggcgccgtgcgGGCCCCGCCAGATCTCCCGCGCGATctccgccgtctccgccgacATGGTCATCTTCCGGTCGCCGCAGTCGAGCTCCCTGCCGACCACGCCGGCCGGGTCGAACGCGCACCTGTCCGGGTCCGCAATGACGCCGTCcttgacgccgtccagctcgtcgcacgcgtcgatggcgagctGCGTCATGAGGATCATCTCGCACACGTGCGGGAAGAACTTCTTCTGGTTCATGACGAACTGCGGCCAGTACGTGCTGACGATGAGGCTCGGCTGGTTCACGGCTGGCGCCCCGGCGAGGATGCCGTCGTAGTCGGCCGGGTACCGCTGCGCCTCGATGATGCCCTGCCGGCCGCCCGTCGAGCACCCGCTCCAGTACGAGTAGCGCGGCGCCTTGGAGTAGTATTGCGCCACGACGGACTTGGCGATGACGGTCATGTCGTGCACCGAGACGTGGGCGTAGTTGACGAGTAGCCGCTCGTTGAtcgtgccgtcgtcgttgagcgCCCACGGCGCCTGCTCCCACGTCTTGTGGTCATGTCCGGCATCCGTCGAGCTCGCTGTCGATACAAAACGTCagcccccacccccctcgtTTGATTCACGATGGATCGTTTCGCCGTCAGTGTAGCGCAAAAGGAGACAAACATACTCGCATACCCCTGCGCCAATGTCGCAACCACCTTCTCGCTCCCGAACTGCCCGGCCGAGTaccccccgccgccgacgccgacaaaCCGCTCGTTCCACTCCGCCGCGGGCGGCAGCCACACCTGCACCTGTGTCACGTCGTCGAAGCCCGTGTGGACGTACTTGACCGTGACGTTGCAGAAGCTGACGCCGCCCGACGACGGGATGGCTGCGCGACCCTCCGGCGTCAGGGGCTTGAACGTCAGCCCCTtgacctcggccgccgtcacaCCCACAAGGTCTGCACCTTGGAGCTCCAGCGGGAGTGCGAACGTTTCGGCCGAGCACGGGTTTGCGATGTtcgaggtggtggtgtgtttcgtcgccgcgtcgtctGTGGCGGGCGTTGCCCAGTCGGCCAGACGCAGCGCCGCGAGAAGGGTCGAGAGACTCTTCATGATGTGCAATGCTCAATACGGGCCTGAGCTTGATAGGAAACCTCGACTAGGTATTATACTACGTCAGCCAGTCGCTGAAAAAGACGACGCTGATTTCTTTAAATCGAACCTGGATTTGCCGGCTTGTTGGGGCGAGTCTGGCTCGTTCGTTTGCTTGATgttcccttttcttcttcttgggtGCTCAGACCTCGACTGTGACACAGGGAAAAGCACGTCGGGTTGATGCACTGCAGGGATTCCAGCTCAGACGGTAATTCGGAGAGCCCCAAAGTCCCGCCGCATAAAGGTGAAAAAAGGGGGTCGCGAGAGTCTGTCTTATCAAGGGTTGTGGAATAAAGCCGGCGAAAGGCCTCGGGGGACCAACTGCGATGCGAAGTACCATGGATATAGGATTTATGTGCTGGCAACGCAGGCAGGCCGAACTGGCCTAAACTTTTTTTAACGCTGTTCGCCCACGAACCTGGCGCTAGCTGGTCACATGAGAGTAGCCGTGCCTTTCCTGGGAATCTAAGACAATAGCTTCTGCGTTGGCTGTAGTGTAGGGAGGCGGCGTTGCCACGTCGGGGCGGCTGGTGCTGACTTGGCAAGCGTCAAGTAGACTGGCAACGATAGACATGTTTTTCAACTTACGTACGTGATATTTTCCCGGGCCGGAAACCAAGTCGGCTCCGATGGGCCTGAGAAGCATACTTGTCTCGGCGGCCTATTTAAAGCGCATGAGAGCAGAGGACCGCACGGTACACCCAATTTGACAGGCCTAGTGGGAGGCAAGTTTGACACTTGCCAGTGCATACGCATAAGAAACCGTGAGCTTATGGAGTCGAAGCTTGTTGGCCACTTGCCACTCGGTGTACATCCTGGCCACGGACACCATAAACTCGGAGCTTCGAGACCGGATGATGGCTTGCCGCTTGCATGAGCCATTGAATCACGGTTCTTATCGTTCTCTCGCCACCCATATTGATTTCAACTAACGAATATTGGGGTTGCAAGGCTTGCTTGTTACGACAGAACCACCAAGGAAGGACTCGTCACGAAACGACATAGAATTAATTAAGGATGGTATGAAAGCCTAGGTCTGGAAGATACTCGCAGCATAAGCATGCGCAAATTGCAAAAATGCTTTGGAATGATTGATCTGGGCGCCGGTAAGGCTTTAGCTATTCAGCTTCAATCTTGGGCTTACATTCCAAGATGAAGTAGAAATTTGATTTATACATGGGCTCAGTGTCAAGTACAGCTCGTCTAATCTGTTTGAGGTTTTCTGGACCAGTCGAAACCTACAGGTCACAGACTTTGGATAATTCAATCCAAATGCCTTTGCTGGCAGCAATAGCATATGATACAGGCTTTTGGTTGTTTAGTTGCAGCATTTTCTGAAGCATTGCTTTCATTGGTAAGACAACATGATTGTGTAGTGTTTACATGTGAAGATTCAATATTAGCCACAGACAGAAACCACCCTACCAACTGTAGCTGATGTGTTCGATGGTGAGAAGCTGTCTTAAATGCTTGCAACACTAGAGAATTTGCTGAAGCTTTTATTACTTGTCCTGGGTCTGGTTCCCAGATCTTCCCGTTCAGCCGGCCACCGGAGCTGGATGGGGCCGCACACACGGAGCCGGCCCCACAACAAAGAACATCTGCCTTGGCTGTTCACCAACCTCACTGTCACTTGTAGCACCTTATGAGAAGGACTCTTCCGACAGTTTCCGGAATCTTGAAAGTAGTTACTCCTTCACGTCTTGATGACTTACTTGTCCTGTCCCCCTTTCGCCAGGCCGACCAGAGGGCCAGCTTGTTTTCCAAgccctccttcctctttccACAATCCTAttctttcctcttcctccctttcaAACTTCGAAATCTCACCTGTTTCTTCTAAATACTCTTCTGGGGGCCTGTCACCCGTCAAAACCAACCGCGATGGTCCTTTTCCTTGTGTCGAAAgccatccctccccctccgcccaAGAACCCTTTCTCGCCACTCACATCCTACATCTCTCTCGTTCATCTGGACCCGTTCAAGACGGCGAGCTTGAGAAAGGTCTTGCTCAAAGCCCCTTcgagcctcgtcgaggtcagCTTTCCAAACGGCCGACCCCAGCCGCCTGTCTTCGCGCCCGAGAACCCGCCCTTCAACCGAACGCGCGCGaccttcttcctccctcAGTTCATTTTCTTCCACTACGCCCGTGTGGCCTACCTCTTCCGCTGCCAGCAGATTCCAGAAAAACCCTTCGTTCGATTCCTTTCCTGTCTCAAATCTTGCGTCTCCGTCCCTTCTACGCCCTACACAACGCGGAAGGGGctcatcgagaagctcggctTCCCTCCTCCTACGCGTCATTGAGACTGATCTTGCTCGTCTTCCCATGGTAAGTCCCTTTCTCACTTTTCTCATCACCAAAAATTGAGGTAGCCCCGTCTTCATTCCTTCGTGGCGGGAGTCACTCATGACCTCGCATAAGGAGACGGGCGTCACGAAACGAACACAGACTCTGTTTCTTCTCAGGTTTCCAATCACTCTGCTGACCTCTGAGGTATCAAGTTCTCAGAAGTCGCTTCGC is drawn from Colletotrichum destructivum chromosome 6, complete sequence and contains these coding sequences:
- a CDS encoding Putative tannase/feruloyl esterase, alpha/Beta hydrolase; the protein is MKSLSTLLAALRLADWATPATDDAATKHTTTSNIANPCSAETFALPLELQGADLVGVTAAEVKGLTFKPLTPEGRAAIPSSGGVSFCNVTVKYVHTGFDDVTQVQVWLPPAAEWNERFVGVGGGGYSAGQFGSEKVVATLAQGYATSSTDAGHDHKTWEQAPWALNDDGTINERLLVNYAHVSVHDMTVIAKSVVAQYYSKAPRYSYWSGCSTGGRQGIIEAQRYPADYDGILAGAPAVNQPSLIVSTYWPQFVMNQKKFFPHVCEMILMTQLAIDACDELDGVKDGVIADPDRCAFDPAGVVGRELDCGDRKMTMSAETAEIAREIWRGPHGADGKPLWLAKGYPVGAPFTGRFGLGNTNCSVAGQGCTGQPFRMSVEWIRNLVRKDPGYDVGGMSVADLEAAYETSRREYEGIIGTNDADLSEFKRLGGKMISWHGLSDECVTMRTSRDFYDRVLAADAGAGGYYRHYEAPGVFHCYGLNGTYYPLKALEALRTWVEEGRAPKVLDGYKVTGGNESEAPTRPLCAYPSSVRFVGGDRDERGSWRCERRRGEREWDRDEL